A window of Sebaldella sp. S0638 genomic DNA:
CACAATCAGAAGAGCTTCGTGCAAAATTTGTAGGAAAATATAAAAATGTAATAACATATTTCAGATTTTTATCAGAGGAAATCAGGGAAATAATGGCTGAACTTGGAGTAAGAAAGCTGGAAGAACTAATAGGAAGAACAGATTTTCTTGAGGCAGATTATGAGAATGAAAACTGGAAATCAAGAAAAGTAGAGCTTTCAAAGATATTATATAAAAATGCTGATGACCATTCACCTAATATCTGTACAGAAAAGCAGGATTTTGGAATGGACAAAATAAAAGATCTGAAACTGATATCAGAAGCGGAAAAATCAATAGAAGCCGGAGAAAAAACAGAAATTCACGATACAATTACAAATGCAGACAGAAGTCTCGGAGCAATGCTCAGCGGAATAATAGCCAAAAAGTATGGTGAAGAAGGGCTTCCGGAAGATACAATAAAAATTAATCTGAAAGGTTATGCGGGACAGAGTTTCGGAGTATTCGGAATGAGCGGTATCACTATCGATCTGGAAGGCGAGTCTAATGACTATATAGGAAAAGGACTTTTCGGCGCAAAATTAATAGTAAGAAAGCCTAAAGATGCTGCTTATGACAGCACTAATAATATAATCGGAGGAAATGCAGTATTATACGGTGCAATAAAAGGAGAACTGTACCTTAACGGTGTGGCAGGCGAGAGATTCTGTGTAAGAAACTCGGGTGCTGTATCTGTAACAGAAGGTGTCGGGGATCACGGCTGTGAATATATGACAGGAGGAAGAGCAGTAATACTCGGAAGAGTAGGAAAGAATTTCGGAGCCGGAATGAGCGGCGGGATCGCGTATGTTTATGATGTACAGAATAAACTGGAAAAAAGACTGAATAAAGAAATGGTAGAAATATATAAGCCGGAGCCTGTATATGAAGCAGAAATAAAAAAATATGTGGAAAATCATTTTAAATATACACAAAGTGAAATTGCAAGAGAAATTTTATCAGACTGGGATAATTTGAAAAATAATTTTAAAGTGGTTGTATCACCAAAGTATAATGAATTGTTCCTGAAAGAGGTGATAAGCTAATGGGTAAAAGCGGCGGATTTTTGGAAACAAAAAGAGAAGAGAAAAAATTAAGGGATTTAGGTGAAAGAACACAGGATTTTAGAGATATAAATATACATATGAAGGATGAGTATGTAAAATCACAGGCAGCGAGATGTATGGACTGTGGAATACCCTTCTGTCATATGGCGTGTCCTGTGGATAATATATGTCCTGAATGGCAGGATCTGGTTTATACTAATGAATGGGAAAGAGCATTGGAAGTCCTGCATTCTACAAATAATTTTCCTGAATTTACAGGAAGTGTGTGTCCTGCTCCTTGTGAGGGAAGCTGTACACTTGGAATTAATGATGATCCTGTAACAATAAAAAATATAGAACTTGCTATAGTAGAAAAAGGTTTTGAAAACGGGTGGATAAAGCCTAAAAAAGCAGACTTTGCAACCGGGAAGAAAACGGCAGTAATAGGAAGCGGACCCGCAGGACTTTCTGCGGCACAGAATCTCGTGCGTATGGGACATGAAGTAACTGTTTTCGAAAAAGATGAGTGCGGCGGAGGACTTTTGAGATTCGGGATACCGGATTTTAAGCTTGAAAAATGGATTGTGGAAAGAAGAATAAAACAGCTGGAAGATGAAGGTGTTGTGTTCAGATATAATGTAGAAGCAGGAAAAGATATAAGTATAGAAGAACTAAACAGTAAATTTGATGCGGTAGTTCTGGCATGCGGTTCGAAAAATCCGAGAGATCTCGGGATAAAAGGACGGGATTTAAAAGGAATATATTATGCTATGGATTTTCTTACACAGCAGAACAGAAAAAATCAGGGAATAAATATAGAAAAAGAAATAATCAATGCTGCTGGGAAAAAAGTACTGGTAATCGGAGGCGGAGATACAGGAGCAGACTGTGTGGGGACTTCTGTAAGACAAGGGGCCGAAAAGATAACACAGATAGAAATAATGGATAAGCCGCCCGTGAGCAGGGATGAGACTAATCCATGGCCGCAGTATCCTCTTGTATTAAAGATTTCTACTTCTCATAAAGATGCAGAATATAAATACGGTAATGATCCGAGAGAGTGGAATATATTGACCAAGGAATTTATAGATGACGGGAATGGCAACGTAATAGGGCTGAAAGCAGCAA
This region includes:
- a CDS encoding glutamate synthase subunit beta, producing the protein MGKSGGFLETKREEKKLRDLGERTQDFRDINIHMKDEYVKSQAARCMDCGIPFCHMACPVDNICPEWQDLVYTNEWERALEVLHSTNNFPEFTGSVCPAPCEGSCTLGINDDPVTIKNIELAIVEKGFENGWIKPKKADFATGKKTAVIGSGPAGLSAAQNLVRMGHEVTVFEKDECGGGLLRFGIPDFKLEKWIVERRIKQLEDEGVVFRYNVEAGKDISIEELNSKFDAVVLACGSKNPRDLGIKGRDLKGIYYAMDFLTQQNRKNQGINIEKEIINAAGKKVLVIGGGDTGADCVGTSVRQGAEKITQIEIMDKPPVSRDETNPWPQYPLVLKISTSHKDAEYKYGNDPREWNILTKEFIDDGNGNVIGLKAAKAESFTDENGRLGFREIEGSEFIIEADIVFLAIGFTHPVHEGLIKNLGLQLDQRGNVQAFDTDFKTNIDKYFAAGDVRRGQSLVVWAIKEGREAAKAVDKYLLEI